Part of the Leptospira sp. WS92.C1 genome is shown below.
GCGGAAGGAAGCGCCTCGATTTTATGAATCAAAGAATCCAGATCTTCTTTTCGAAGAGATAAAAAACAAACCACGAGAATTTTTTCCAGATCCGCAGAAAGGAAATCCCCGATCGATCTCGTTCGAGAAAGATCCCCTCCGGAATAATTATGATACATTTCGTCCGTGATCGGAACTTCGGTGAGCATGTCCACTCCTTCCTCAAACCGATCAACGTGAAGAATGGGAGGAGTATGAAATTCTTTTCCTAAAAGAAGAATGTCTCTAACGAGACTTGAGCTCAGATAATTTTCCGCGATTCGTTCCGCATCCGGAGACCTTCGTAAGATCTGCCCGTTATTGGACACGACGTGCACTTCTCCCTGGAACTCTTTTGCAAAGGAGAACGTGGAATAAAATCTTCTTCCGGTGGCGATCACAAGATTCTTACCCTGATCAATTGCTTTTTGTAAGATCGCGTGTGTAAGAGGGGAAATCCTGCTCTTTGAATTGAGAAGGGTTCCGTCTAAGTCGACCGCGATGGTATGAATCAGAGCGGGATCAAAATGCATAATGGATTCTTTCAGTAAACCAAAAGGCGAAAATTAGAGAATCATTTTTTATCATCGAAGATACGATAGATTACATTTGTCGGTCATCTGCCTGTAAATCCACAATCGCCGCATAACCACCGAAGATATAAAAACTTGTCTTTTTCGAATTTTCATGTTATCGGGAGGAACCCGTCCGCTTTTTTCGTTTGGCGATCGGGGTAAAGCCATCGAACGGATTCACGATCCGCATCCCGTAAATCGACAAACCGTCCTGGAAATCTTCACTTAACAATGTTTTACAGTTAGCCTCGAGCGCCGACCCGATCAAAATCGAGTCATAAAAAGAAAGTTTATATTTATCCCTAATTTCAATCGCCTTTAAAATATTTTCATTGGTATAATACACACTGCACAGAGGGAACATGACTTTTTGAAGATACAATTCCAAATCCTTTGACTTTAGAGGGACTTGAAATTTTTTCAGAGCGACATTTGAAAACTCCTGAATGACCTGATAACTGATCAAATAATTGGTTGTAGACAAGGCTGTGGAAATGATTTCTTTTGACCTTTTCTGTTTTGTTAAATCCACAGTGTCGAAATTATAAACAAAAAGATTCGTATCTAAAAAAATCTTATCTTTCATTCATCTCTTCGCGTGTAAACCTTCGACCCACTTTTACGTAGCTGAATTGATTCAAAAGAGTTTCGTACTCCGATGCGTCCTTTATCGAATTCGAATAATTTTTCAGAAATTCGTTAAAGACGTCCGCTAAGGATTTTTTTTCCCTCGAAGCACGCAGTCTCGCCTTTTCAAGCAATCGATCATCCGTTCGAAAGGTGATATTTTTCATATTTCAAAAAATGCACGAAATTC
Proteins encoded:
- a CDS encoding antitoxin — encoded protein: MKNITFRTDDRLLEKARLRASREKKSLADVFNEFLKNYSNSIKDASEYETLLNQFSYVKVGRRFTREEMNER
- a CDS encoding HAD family hydrolase — its product is MHFDPALIHTIAVDLDGTLLNSKSRISPLTHAILQKAIDQGKNLVIATGRRFYSTFSFAKEFQGEVHVVSNNGQILRRSPDAERIAENYLSSSLVRDILLLGKEFHTPPILHVDRFEEGVDMLTEVPITDEMYHNYSGGDLSRTRSIGDFLSADLEKILVVCFLSLRKEDLDSLIHKIEALPSAAGLRCILTKIPGVSYCVEIINVSVSKWSGISRFLALKGLDGGGVIAFGDERNDLEMLLHSGAGFAMKNAISEIKNSARHVTRYSNEEDGVALALVENRIVSF
- a CDS encoding PIN domain-containing protein, with translation MKDKIFLDTNLFVYNFDTVDLTKQKRSKEIISTALSTTNYLISYQVIQEFSNVALKKFQVPLKSKDLELYLQKVMFPLCSVYYTNENILKAIEIRDKYKLSFYDSILIGSALEANCKTLLSEDFQDGLSIYGMRIVNPFDGFTPIAKRKKRTGSSR